From the genome of Natrinema marinum:
CCGCGACGAGCCGGCGACGCCGAGCGAGTTGGCCGTCGAACTCGATCTGACGCCCCACGCGGTGGTCCGTCACGTCGAACACGTCTCTCGGTCCGTCGATGGAACCGACGAGCAACTGCTCGTCGCCCCGCCGACGTGTCGAGACTGCGGCTTCGACGACTACGACGACCTCCTGAACCTCCCCTCGCGGTGTCCCGACTGCAAGAGCGAATCGGTCGACGAACCCACCTTCACCATCGAGTGACCCCGTCGACGTTCATCCCCTGCGGACTGTCGGTATCAGTTGACATTTCTCAACCGGATCCGATACTAATATTTACGGCGCAGGCGAGACCCTGATACGAACCTTCGAGCGAGCGGCGGCGTCTCGTCCCGTCGGCGGCGGCCGCCGTCTCCGTCTTTGGGCGCGGTCGCTCGACTCGAGGACTCGAGCACCTATGAGTTCCGGATCTAACTCGGACATCGACGCGGTCGAGTTCGTCCAGCGACTGCTCAACTGGCTCGACGGCGACGACCACGATCTCTCGGGCGACTCGCTCGACGACGCGTTCGCCCTGCTGGCCGACCGGCGTCGGCGACTGCTGCTCGAGGTCATGCGCACCTACGAGGAGGAACTGACGCTCCCGGACGCGGCGGAGGAAGTCGCGGTTCGGGAGACCGGAAACAGCGTGCGAAACATCTCGGCCGAACGGGTCCAGGAGGTCTACCTGTCGCTGTACCACGACCACCTCCCGCGGCTGGTCGAT
Proteins encoded in this window:
- a CDS encoding transcriptional regulator, which produces MREADETTRQRLADALRDEPATPSELAVELDLTPHAVVRHVEHVSRSVDGTDEQLLVAPPTCRDCGFDDYDDLLNLPSRCPDCKSESVDEPTFTIE
- a CDS encoding DUF7344 domain-containing protein, encoding MSSGSNSDIDAVEFVQRLLNWLDGDDHDLSGDSLDDAFALLADRRRRLLLEVMRTYEEELTLPDAAEEVAVRETGNSVRNISAERVQEVYLSLYHDHLPRLVDAGLLEYDQERDLVAPDAV